The DNA sequence GTTGCAGCCACAGTGAGCGCCACAGGAGCACTGCTTGTGCTCCACACCACCTGAACCAGTAGTATTGTTGCACTGGCAGCCTTCGCCACCGGGACACGGCGTCGGGCAGCCGCAGCTGTCGTTGCAACCACCACCGCCGCCGCGAGACCTAATATCAGACCTTATGTCAGCCATTTTAGGAAGGTTttatgagctacaagttgttggtATAGTGAAAATGAATAGTGGAGGGCTATTTATAGATGAATATGAGATGGGGAGACTTATCTGTGTAGTTTTGGAGGAGACAGATGTTACTTGTGGAGAATGACACGTGGATTGTTTGTGGTACGTGGCAACTGCATGCATGCATGGATCGACACGTGCATTCTTAAGAGTTAAGGGTAAAGGTATGACGTTGgtctattttatttgattttcagttTAGTTTTAGGAAAAATATCTTTTCTGACACCTTACTAGAGTATGACTTAACatgatttatctaataaattgagagtttaaaatgtgCGTGTGagtaattttgaatttatgagttactgaaaatataataacaaaaataaaagtgttttatgagtaacttatgatttaggagtaatttttataaagaaaattattcaccgaaaaaaatatttcaaactaacttctgtCTTTAAGTTAATTTCTGGttaatttctgattttaaaccgatttttgacttattacacaaacatacaTTTTCATAAATGACTTAAAATCCGGATTATAAAGACAAACAGGCTTCTGTGTCTTACAAATGAGCATTTGTTCTATTATTTTTCCAGATGATCAAGACTCGAACCCGAATATTCAGAGATACGATAAACATGCCCTTCGCTATCTTATCAATCTTGCTCAGcatcattttcttttattatactGTAACCATCTTTAGGATAAGGATGGTTTGTGGGAGAGCAGTGTCACACTCtccaatttttaataattttttactaGATTATCGATATTGAACAAACAGTGGTCTAAAACTGTAAATATTTACTGGACAATTCACAAGACTCAAGAGTTTCTGGCAAAGAAGTCAGAAAGTTTTAGGTGCGATATTTTGTTGTCAGCGGAAATTTGTTATAATAGGTGGCTAAATTGAATAGgcaaaatattatgtaaaatttgttgaatttgtaaTACATTATATTccgattatatttattatattgactagttataatttaaaaataatattgttattaatACTTTAGATTGTTGTAAATAGAATATTTCAGTTCAAGTAATAAATGATGTCTGATCTTCCTGCAGTCTGCAGAATTACTGCAAGATGCAACAATGCCGAAAATTTATACAAATCTCTAGCTTGGTGTATAGTAATAAACAACATATGGCGCTAAGCCGCTAATGAATACTCTTTCGTGCTATCTGGTAACCCTCCCccctttcattcaaaaaaaagaacCCAACCTCACACACAGCTCACGATCAAACAAGAATAATTCTGCATTTGACAGGCTTACAAAAAGGATAAAAAAGTTGATGAGAGAACACGAAGTGCTAAAAACCTGCAACCAGACACATATATATTCGTGTGTATACAGCTTGAGCAATGTTAGTCAGCCCAGATAATCAGGTCGAAGCTCAAGCTGGTAACTGAAGCCTTACGTTATTCTTCCAGCTGCAAACAATTGCAATGATACAAGTAAATACGtgaagtttaaatttatttttcgaaTTTGAAAGATGAATTTATTACCTTTGGAAGTAGTAGTAGAAGAAATCAGCATAAAGCAGTGTCTGAATAAGCCCAGATATCCAAGCTGAAAGTTGCAAGCAATtccattttaatatttaatgaaaagAGGAAAGGGACAGATGGAAAAAGGAGTTGAGCCAACTTAGTGAAAAACGGAATGCAACACATACTTATCCAATGAACAAAATGTGGTTCTGTGAAGTAGCGGTATATCCAGTTCAAGATATAAAGTGCTCTATATGCACTGCATAGAGGAGAAAGTGCAAGTCAGGTCCTGCTTCTCATTCGAAGCCACTAACAATAACTTTGATAGTAAGATGATATTGTAGATCATATGAATAGGAGTAAACAAGCGGTCGCATTTGTTTTGCTTTATAGTATGCTTTTACTAGAATACAAATCCAACTTCACATAAAAATGATCcatcttaaaataatttcactTTTTATTCACTGCATATATCAAATGCCACCCTGCCTTGAGAAGTGCATGTCCGTGACAATCAACGAGCTTATGAGAACCAATACTGCAGAGTACTTAATCTTCAAAAAGCACACGTGccttttatcaaattatattattatttaccaaggaaaataatgtcatatccacaaatgaaaaaaatattatattttattcatataattatttttcttcatattattattattcaaaacagACAAGTTGCGTAACTAACTATTAATAACTTTAAAGCACCTATTTTAAAATCTATAATCTTAAAACCCTTTAAAGCAACATGACTCAACTCCGGAAGAAAAAACATAAGCTGATATGCAACAtacttcttaatatatatacttatattaataaaaaatgtgcCCTCTATTAAGTTGACAATGCAAGGGTCCCCTAGTTAAATCATGTTATGAGCAAATTGTTTACTCCGCATTATTTCCAAATTCATCCTAAGATATCTCTATACAAGTCATATCGCAATATGTTTTCAGCCACCAGTTTATGACAACCATGCTGGACCTGCTAATTGCTTGGATAAATGGTATCACTAGATCAACAATTAATGTAAGTTACCATGATAAAAGGGGTATTATACAGTAGTATGTCGGCGTGTTCGTTATCCAGGAACAGCAAATGTCTAGAGAATTTTCAGGTAATGTTGGTATTGTAACATATCTTGTTTGTTTATTCAGTTTATTGGATGGAGAAGAGTAATGATTAAATATAACTGAGAGAAGCTTGAAAATAGAAACATGTCATATGCTTTTTCATGGCATCTAATAAACATCAATGCAAAATAAATTTAACGATTTAGAGCTTTAAATATGTAATAAACATGGTGTGTATTAGGTAGATAGACACATGTAAATACGTAACTAAATGTGCAACATATAGCCAGAAGCCCAGAACATAACGGAACCACTAGAGTGTAAAACAATTGGCATTTAGACCCACTACCCACAGATATATATAGTCCACAAACTATGACTAATCATGAGTGAGGCAATCGTGCATCTTATGTTGAACTATTATTGACTGAAACCTGAAGGGCTAATATCAGTTTGTAATGATTACCCAAGGAGGAACACATATTGCCCTGTCAAATTGTCAATATTTCTTGTCCTTTGTAGCAACACCAGTTGAGGAAGTATGGCAATAGCCTCcaaatataaagaaaaagtCCACATTACCTGTTCAAATATACAAAACAGAAAACTCATCTTACTTGATCATAATTAACAGACACACAAGTAGAGAGAGAAATGTATTGGTAGTACAAGCCTACAGGAATGAGGGAACATAATACCTCTTTGAAAGTGAACCTTTCATGTATAAATAGGGCCAAAAGGAAACAAGGTAGCAGAAGAAAGTAGTGGCGAAAGGTGTCCTGGTCTTTATCATAGGATCTGCGGACAATTTTATGGTGCCTTATGTACCAAACAATTGAGAAAGAGCTCCCCAAGAAGATTAGCTTCATCACAGTATTGTATAGCGAGACAAAATCAGTAAAAATATCCAGGTAGCGAGTAGCGAAGACAAGAGCATAGAGCTCTTGAGTCTTTAGTGAAACACCTGAATGCAAGTCAAGAGACCGGTAATTAAAGGTCAACACAAGGCAGTAACATGCAGAGTATTGGCAACTTAAACATATTGTGCATAATACTATTACTTGTTATTTCATTGATATGAATCTTTAAAGTTTCAGATAACCACATCACTCTCGCtctcaaacttctcaaatttTTAAAAGACATTTATAATATCTGCTCCCTAGATTTTCTTACTGCAACATttcttatttttcatttattatatcataaatgCTTGTCATAAACACCACTTAATCCTatgtataaattatatcatTCATACCAGTGATAAAACCATATAAACTGATGAACAGTCATCTCATTACCTGCTGCAGAACCCCTGCCATTGTTCCCTCAAGTGAGTATTAAACCAGTTGAAGTACTATCCACTCTTCAGACTCCATTATTACACATAAGGCTACTCACTTTCTGGTTTATACTTATCAAGAAACAGGGGTGCCTTTAAAGAAACAACACCTAAACAGGGGTAAACTTGTGTAATTTGTTGGCCACCCTAGACCCTACTCTTTCAAAATCTCAAGGTGTTACAAAATACCACTATATGATTGCCAAAAGAAACACAACATAACATACAGTGTTGGATGGAAATAGCCACTAAATTAATCATATTAGTCTATCCCCAACTCCCCAAACGTACCGTTCAGATTTATGCTTTTAGCTATCAATATTGACCTACCCTATCAACATCGATAACTCACTTGAAACTAACCTCAGAATCTAGAAATCAAATCCCAAAAACATTTGCAATGCAATCCCTTAAAACCCAGAGAAAAAACTCAGGCAACACATGTACATACTCAAAAATCAACTTTAATTCAACAAACCCAAAACCTAAATTAAAACCTCATTCACATTTTCACCAAAAAAACTCCAAGAAACGAAAAGGGTAAGCTCCAATTGCCAAGAAAATGACAAATAACACACCAAAATACAAAAAGCTTCCAACTTTAAACACCAATTAACAAAAAGATAACAACTTTACAATGAGAAAACTACAAGAACAAGTAAATAAGCAAATGGGTGGTTGTAAAAAGTACCAGCACAAGATTTGATAGTGTGAATCTTGAGAAGCAAAACAAGAACACTGGCCAGATGGGTCATGTCCCCCGCTAATCTGAATATGTTCATCTttctgtgtctatatatataaatagatccAACCAATGATGATATTAATGTCAGTGGATTGAAAAATGTAAGCAAGAAGATGATTTTGTACTGTATCAGTAGATCTGTTCCACACCAGAAACaatcaagattttttttgatttttttgaggTCTGGTTTGGTGTTTCGCCACTTCTCCACGAATGCAGTTTGCGaaagagtatatatattttatttttttttatgagcaTAAACAGGGAgtatttttgtgtataaaaattagaGTAAAATTCTACGGAGACCGCAATTTCATCGGAGACCTTGGAGatcacgtatgttctgcaatcaaaatattataaaatatattattttgtaaaatatgttctacaaatatcatgtattcgttaaaattgttaaagatcatatatattatatatttaataaatatacaatgtatgttctgcaagttgaacaaatgttGTGCAGACAAAACATTCCgcatgtaaaacttatatgatatttaagattttaaatgaattaatgatttcgtagaacatgatttgcaaaactatacgttttgcaatgtttttatgaaatattttacttgcagaacgcAGGTGGTCTCCAGGTTTTCAGAAAAAATGTGatctccattgaacttaactcttaaaaattaatattattacaaataaaacGTGATAATATATCatgctaaaaataaaataaaatgtgatAACAAGTGTGTGTTCAaactttatttttgtaataagaTTTATAATGAAGAGAAGTTAACTTTTATCgtggatatacatatataagtataactagagcatatttaattttatttcacgtgtaatttttcattttcaaatttatttgtaatttcaaacattttctaatatattttaagaattaGTGTAAcatgtttcaaaaaaagaaaaagaattagtgtAACATGAGTCATAGTTTCGAGTCTTTTGACAACAAAATCTACATATTTTTTTACcaaaaagattaaaaatctaaaatagaTATTTAAAACGCGGATAAACAATTTAATCCTACATTTATCAGGTCATTTAGTGATGAAAATCACGAAAAAATTTGTGTAGAAATCAATATCAAAGATAGAGTCCTTATATTCACATAAAAAATCACATACTGGGtctttcaataataaaaatcgtTCATAAATCTAGAAATCAATTTTCAAAgaatcacatttttttttccCGCTAATTGATTACGCACATCCGGAAATCATCCGGAAATCGAATGAACTCCCGCAAAAGAGTACAAGAGCTCAATCACTGCACCAATACTTTATCGGCACAATCAGACTCTCGTGAAATACGGTACTAATTtgtgaattttaaatatttacatcACTGCCACTGGGCATAAACTGACATGTATTTGTTACCGCTACTAGTTTGATAAGTTCTGTAGTAACCAAACTATTAGTAAAATCTGGTCATATATTGATTTGCAACTGCTAGTTCTGCTGAAATTGATCAAAACTATAATGTTACATTCCCTACAAAACTGATTTTCAAGGTTGCCGTAAAACTAGAAAAGGTTCGAACGTCAATGCAATTCCGATTGCTTCGACTACATTCAAGATGAAGAAAACTATCTGAGTACCTGCAACACAAAAACCGCAGACAAAAAGTTCATTAGATGGGATACAAGCATATCACAGATTGAACATCATTATcaagattataataataaaagaatgaaCTTGGTCTAGCAAAGCAGAAACTAATGATATCTTAAATTTTCTGGAATCAATAGGACATGAAGTCGGACTTTGGAGTATATCACGGGCaagatttttgaaaaatgacTACAGCGCCAAGCTAGATTGCTGTGTTTACACACATACACATTTACATAATTAAAGTATATAAGAAACATACCAGGTAGGAAGGCTGCATCTTGGCGGCCTTGAGACCAAGAAAGGCTGCAGGCGGAATATTAGGTTAGAGAGCAGAAATATTTACTTTGATGCAGATCATGACTGCACTACAGGACTACAACTGAATAATACTACTGCTTATAAAATGGCCCATGCAGAAtggttttttcattttttggtcATATACAAGCTTTCGAGATTGATTTACCCTGTAGGAGATATATCTCAACAATGTTCACAagcaaaaaaaacatatagaaGGGATAACATTCATATTTTTAGGTATTCAACAAGTCAAACTACACTGAAACTGTGCCTTTTTACATTATTCAGGCCACTTGCAATTTCTTTACCTAGAATCAGTACAAAATCTTGTGCATTCTCTAGACAAATTGATTAATAGCATATCTCAAGCATCAGTAACTACTGAAACTGAATCAACCCTTTTTACATCCACGTATTACtttttagaatttttggatAGCCATGAAGCATGTTTTTCAATCATAGAATTTGAATCCTGCTGCGGTATGAATGACATTGCTTGTGCATCTGTAAGATGTGgcggaagaaaaaataaattg is a window from the Daucus carota subsp. sativus chromosome 8, DH1 v3.0, whole genome shotgun sequence genome containing:
- the LOC108197428 gene encoding ER lumen protein-retaining receptor, giving the protein MNIFRLAGDMTHLASVLVLLLKIHTIKSCAGVSLKTQELYALVFATRYLDIFTDFVSLYNTVMKLIFLGSSFSIVWYIRHHKIVRRSYDKDQDTFRHYFLLLPCFLLALFIHERFTFKEVMWTFSLYLEAIAILPQLVLLQRTRNIDNLTGQYVFLLGAYRALYILNWIYRYFTEPHFVHWITWISGLIQTLLYADFFYYYFQSWKNNVRLQLPA